In Vespula vulgaris chromosome 10, iyVesVulg1.1, whole genome shotgun sequence, the following are encoded in one genomic region:
- the LOC127067362 gene encoding sialin-like isoform X2 yields MIIMAALVRLKRGSVQLRHAALEMKAAVRARHIVAALVAMGFALCGAVEVSSSVALLAKQEDNHAIIDTSWHCDMLVNISSRNRTEDFEVILLELPPEERTESIMREAFLWGQVAGPILGGCLVWGRSGPSMVFSRAVLSACLASLLVPAAWRGPSHVALRLFQGLCTGATMPAAHMLAMTWFKSNHRSSYFSCYAAVSVGYCLTGWIGTAVVRTFGRDSLCYGLVFLALCWYFAFGRFVKDTPKSYQHDTNAAVIPWGKLLRSVPVWASAVATMGNQWGDATLALGMTKYLKLIYGFSTANDSVLTTLPHIGHFMAALTCGLLVDHVRESRIVSTTTARKLVVYTAHFIPAALLFVAGYAGCQALGAAWLGIAALLVSGTAPAGALAAIADLAPAESPACAAAACALCSTLGAAGLLAANYFVTQALHGSIAGSWRLVFGVASVVLLSTAAVFLALGKGVPQPWIPSVARPRSHDVIYEQDPLELDYEDVAVQTEPFSHYSYDDDVESLKNLPRSSSIHSKISAISINQLS; encoded by the exons ATGATCATCATGGCAGCTCTCGTACGTCTTAAAAGAGGTAGCGTTCAACTGAGACACGCGGCTCTCGAAATGAAAG CTGCTGTCAGAGCACGACATATCGTAGCTGCGCTGGTAGCAATGGGATTTGCATTGTGCGGTGCAGTCGAAGTGAGCTCATCCGTTGCATTATTGGCCAAACAGGAGGACAACCATGCTATCATCGACACGTCCTGGCATTGTGACATGCTGGTCAATATCAGTAGTCGAAATCGTACGGAGGATTTTGAAGTTATTCTATTAGAG TTACCACCGGAAGAAAGAACGGAGTCGATAATGCGCGAAGCTTTTTTATGGGGTCAAGTAGCTGGACCGATATTAGGAGGTTGTTTGGTTTGGGGTAGATCAGGTCCATCGATGGTATTTTCTCGAGCGGTATTAAGTGCCTGTTTGGCGTCTTTGTTGGTACCAGCAGCTTGGAGAGGACCGTCGCACGTAGCACTTCGTCTTTTTCAAGGACTTTGTACG GGTGCAACTATGCCAGCTGCTCATATGCTAGCTATGACCTGGTTTAAGAGCAACCATAGGAGTTCGTATTTTAGCTGTTACGCGG CTGTCAGCGTTGGATACTGTTTAACCGGTTGGATAGGTACAGCAGTGGTTAGAACATTTGGACGTGATTCCCTTTGCTACGGTTTGGTATTCCTAGCCCTTTGTTGGTACTTCGCTTTTGGTCGATTCGTCAAGGATACTCCGAAATCTTATCAGCACGATACTAAC gcTGCTGTCATCCCTTGGGGAAAATTATTAAGATCTGTACCAGTTTGGGCATCAGCAGTAGCGACTATGGGCAATCAATGGGGCGATGCTACACTCGCCCTTGGAATGACAAAATATTTGAAACTCATATATGGATTCTCCACGGCTAAC gaTTCCGTATTGACTACTTTACCTCACATAGGACACTTCATGGCTGCGTTAACTTGTGGTCTATTGGTAGATCACGTTCGCGAGTCTAGAATCGTATCAACCACTACAGCCAGAAAATTGGTCGTCTACACAG CTCACTTCATACCAGCAGCGTTACTCTTCGTAGCAGGATACGCGGGTTGTCAGGCATTAGGGGCAGCCTGGTTAGGTATTGCGGCACTTTTGGTGTCCGGTACAGCACCAGCCGGTGCTCTTGCTGCCATAGCTGATCTTGCACCAGCCGAATCGCCGGCTTGTGCTGCAGCAGCTTGTGCTCTTTGTTCCACTTTAGGTGCAGCAGGTTTACTGGCTGCTAATTATTTCGTCACGCAAGCTCTTCATGGTTCG atCGCTGGATCTTGGCGACTGGTCTTTGGCGTAGCATCGGTCGTTCTATTGTCAACTGCAGCTGTATTTTTAGCGTTAGGTAAAGGTGTACCACAACCATGGATACCATCGGTAGCACGTCCACGTAGTCACGACGTTATTTATGAACAGGATCCTCTCGAACTCGATTACGAGGATGTCGCCGTACAAACCGAACCCTTCAGTCATTATTCTTATGACGATGACGTCGAAAGTCTTAAAAATTTACCACGCAGTTCCTCGATTCATTCGAAAATCTCAGCGATTTCTATTAATCAACTATCATGA
- the LOC127067362 gene encoding sialin-like isoform X1 encodes MADIVKRGSVQLVKRGSIQIKHAAKEVRAAVRARHIVAALVAMGFALCGAVEVSSSVALLAKQEDNHAIIDTSWHCDMLVNISSRNRTEDFEVILLELPPEERTESIMREAFLWGQVAGPILGGCLVWGRSGPSMVFSRAVLSACLASLLVPAAWRGPSHVALRLFQGLCTGATMPAAHMLAMTWFKSNHRSSYFSCYAAVSVGYCLTGWIGTAVVRTFGRDSLCYGLVFLALCWYFAFGRFVKDTPKSYQHDTNAAVIPWGKLLRSVPVWASAVATMGNQWGDATLALGMTKYLKLIYGFSTANDSVLTTLPHIGHFMAALTCGLLVDHVRESRIVSTTTARKLVVYTAHFIPAALLFVAGYAGCQALGAAWLGIAALLVSGTAPAGALAAIADLAPAESPACAAAACALCSTLGAAGLLAANYFVTQALHGSIAGSWRLVFGVASVVLLSTAAVFLALGKGVPQPWIPSVARPRSHDVIYEQDPLELDYEDVAVQTEPFSHYSYDDDVESLKNLPRSSSIHSKISAISINQLS; translated from the exons ATGGCAGACATCGTAAAGAGAGGTAGCGTTCAGCTCGTTAAACGCGGAAGTATCCAAATAAAACATGCTGCTAAGGAGGTTCGag CTGCTGTCAGAGCACGACATATCGTAGCTGCGCTGGTAGCAATGGGATTTGCATTGTGCGGTGCAGTCGAAGTGAGCTCATCCGTTGCATTATTGGCCAAACAGGAGGACAACCATGCTATCATCGACACGTCCTGGCATTGTGACATGCTGGTCAATATCAGTAGTCGAAATCGTACGGAGGATTTTGAAGTTATTCTATTAGAG TTACCACCGGAAGAAAGAACGGAGTCGATAATGCGCGAAGCTTTTTTATGGGGTCAAGTAGCTGGACCGATATTAGGAGGTTGTTTGGTTTGGGGTAGATCAGGTCCATCGATGGTATTTTCTCGAGCGGTATTAAGTGCCTGTTTGGCGTCTTTGTTGGTACCAGCAGCTTGGAGAGGACCGTCGCACGTAGCACTTCGTCTTTTTCAAGGACTTTGTACG GGTGCAACTATGCCAGCTGCTCATATGCTAGCTATGACCTGGTTTAAGAGCAACCATAGGAGTTCGTATTTTAGCTGTTACGCGG CTGTCAGCGTTGGATACTGTTTAACCGGTTGGATAGGTACAGCAGTGGTTAGAACATTTGGACGTGATTCCCTTTGCTACGGTTTGGTATTCCTAGCCCTTTGTTGGTACTTCGCTTTTGGTCGATTCGTCAAGGATACTCCGAAATCTTATCAGCACGATACTAAC gcTGCTGTCATCCCTTGGGGAAAATTATTAAGATCTGTACCAGTTTGGGCATCAGCAGTAGCGACTATGGGCAATCAATGGGGCGATGCTACACTCGCCCTTGGAATGACAAAATATTTGAAACTCATATATGGATTCTCCACGGCTAAC gaTTCCGTATTGACTACTTTACCTCACATAGGACACTTCATGGCTGCGTTAACTTGTGGTCTATTGGTAGATCACGTTCGCGAGTCTAGAATCGTATCAACCACTACAGCCAGAAAATTGGTCGTCTACACAG CTCACTTCATACCAGCAGCGTTACTCTTCGTAGCAGGATACGCGGGTTGTCAGGCATTAGGGGCAGCCTGGTTAGGTATTGCGGCACTTTTGGTGTCCGGTACAGCACCAGCCGGTGCTCTTGCTGCCATAGCTGATCTTGCACCAGCCGAATCGCCGGCTTGTGCTGCAGCAGCTTGTGCTCTTTGTTCCACTTTAGGTGCAGCAGGTTTACTGGCTGCTAATTATTTCGTCACGCAAGCTCTTCATGGTTCG atCGCTGGATCTTGGCGACTGGTCTTTGGCGTAGCATCGGTCGTTCTATTGTCAACTGCAGCTGTATTTTTAGCGTTAGGTAAAGGTGTACCACAACCATGGATACCATCGGTAGCACGTCCACGTAGTCACGACGTTATTTATGAACAGGATCCTCTCGAACTCGATTACGAGGATGTCGCCGTACAAACCGAACCCTTCAGTCATTATTCTTATGACGATGACGTCGAAAGTCTTAAAAATTTACCACGCAGTTCCTCGATTCATTCGAAAATCTCAGCGATTTCTATTAATCAACTATCATGA